Proteins encoded together in one Flavobacteriales bacterium window:
- the gcvP gene encoding aminomethyl-transferring glycine dehydrogenase: MNVVSYQERHIGPNAEETTAMLKAIGVSSLDELIDRTVPKGIRAKNALDVGPAMTELEYLEHMRDLGRGNKQFRSYIGLGYNGTIVPQPILRNIMENPGWYTAYTPYQAEISQGRLEALLNFQTMCSDLTGLPIANASLLDEATAIAEAMHMLYAARPKELANAHKFFADKGLYPQNIDVLKTRCAPIGVELVVGDAKDLDPADGYFGLALQYPAIDGSVNDYRALVGMAKAAGVKTAVCADLLSLVLLAPPGEWGADVCVGNSQRFGVPMGYGGPHAAFFCCSDEYKRLIPGRIIGVSQDRRGKQGLRMALQTREQHIRRDKATSNICTAQALLAVMAGMYAVYHGPEGLKRIARNVHAHSRSVAEAAKSIGYTVVNGSYFDTITLTGVKDVKKLRDAMEAKGINLRYEGSSASITFDETVRPADVGDVIAALAEAAGVKAPASAGNGASMSVPADLQRKSDFLTHPVFNSHHSETELMRYMKRLENKDFSLVHGMIPLGSCTMKLNAAATLWPITRPEWAYIHPFAPVEQVKGYQQVFAELSEQLAKATGFTAVSLQPNSGAQGEYAGLLVIRAYHEARGDKHRNIALIPSSAHGTNPASAVMAGMQVVVVKADGEGHVDVADLKAKAEQYKDTLSCLMVTYPSTHGVYEESIKEITSTIHANGGLVYMDGANMNAQVGLTSPGEIGADVCHLNLHKTFAIPHGGGGPGMGPICVNDKLKPFLPGHPVIKTGGESAVPAVSAAPWGSSLILLISYGYIKMLGGEGLTDATRYAILNANYLRAKLEKHYPILYVGSQGMVAHEMILDCRDFKRAAGVDVSDVAKRLMDYGFHAPTVSFPVAETLMVEPTESESKAELDRFIEAMISIRQEVAAIEQGKADKADNVLKNAPHTSEEVCANEWSHLYSREQAAFPAQVNREWKYWPTVSRVDNAFGDRNLICTCPPVEEYMTVEA, encoded by the coding sequence ATGAACGTTGTCAGCTACCAGGAGCGCCACATCGGACCGAACGCCGAAGAGACCACGGCCATGCTCAAGGCCATCGGCGTGTCGTCGTTGGATGAACTCATTGACCGCACGGTGCCCAAGGGCATCCGCGCGAAGAATGCGCTCGACGTGGGCCCGGCCATGACCGAGCTGGAATACCTCGAGCACATGCGCGACCTGGGCCGCGGCAACAAGCAGTTCCGCAGCTACATCGGACTGGGCTACAACGGCACCATCGTGCCGCAGCCCATCCTGCGCAACATCATGGAGAATCCCGGATGGTACACGGCCTACACCCCCTACCAGGCAGAGATCTCGCAGGGACGCTTGGAAGCCCTGCTGAATTTCCAGACGATGTGCAGCGACCTCACCGGACTGCCTATCGCCAATGCATCGCTCCTGGATGAGGCCACGGCCATCGCCGAGGCCATGCACATGCTCTACGCCGCGCGGCCGAAGGAGCTGGCCAATGCCCACAAGTTCTTCGCGGACAAGGGCCTCTATCCGCAGAACATCGATGTGCTGAAGACCCGTTGCGCGCCCATCGGCGTGGAACTCGTGGTCGGCGATGCCAAGGACCTCGACCCCGCCGACGGCTACTTCGGCCTCGCGTTGCAATACCCCGCTATCGACGGCAGCGTGAACGACTACCGCGCATTGGTGGGCATGGCGAAAGCGGCTGGCGTGAAGACGGCGGTCTGCGCCGACCTGCTCTCGCTCGTGCTGCTCGCGCCGCCGGGCGAATGGGGCGCCGATGTGTGCGTGGGCAACAGCCAGCGCTTCGGCGTTCCCATGGGATACGGCGGTCCGCACGCGGCCTTCTTCTGCTGCAGCGACGAATACAAGCGCCTGATCCCGGGCCGCATCATCGGCGTGAGCCAGGATCGTCGGGGCAAGCAGGGCCTGCGCATGGCACTGCAAACGCGCGAGCAGCACATCCGCCGCGACAAGGCTACCAGCAACATCTGCACGGCACAGGCGCTGCTCGCAGTGATGGCCGGCATGTACGCCGTTTATCACGGCCCGGAAGGCCTGAAGCGCATCGCCCGCAATGTTCACGCGCACTCGCGCTCAGTGGCCGAGGCGGCGAAGTCCATCGGCTACACCGTGGTGAACGGCTCGTACTTCGATACCATCACGCTCACTGGCGTGAAGGATGTGAAGAAGCTGCGTGATGCGATGGAGGCGAAGGGCATCAACCTGCGATACGAGGGCAGCAGCGCGAGCATCACTTTTGACGAAACGGTGCGCCCAGCGGATGTGGGCGACGTGATCGCCGCCCTGGCCGAGGCCGCTGGCGTGAAAGCGCCTGCAAGCGCAGGCAATGGAGCCAGCATGAGCGTTCCCGCCGATCTGCAGCGCAAGAGCGATTTCCTCACGCACCCGGTCTTCAACTCGCACCATTCCGAGACCGAGCTCATGCGCTACATGAAGCGCTTGGAGAACAAGGATTTCTCGCTCGTTCATGGCATGATCCCGCTCGGCTCATGCACCATGAAACTGAATGCAGCCGCCACCTTGTGGCCCATCACGAGGCCTGAATGGGCCTACATCCATCCTTTCGCTCCCGTGGAGCAGGTGAAGGGCTACCAGCAGGTCTTCGCGGAGCTCAGCGAGCAGCTCGCCAAGGCCACCGGCTTCACTGCTGTTTCGCTGCAGCCAAACAGCGGCGCCCAAGGCGAATACGCAGGCCTTCTTGTGATCCGCGCCTACCACGAGGCCCGCGGGGACAAGCACCGCAACATCGCGCTGATCCCCAGCAGCGCGCACGGCACCAACCCGGCCAGCGCCGTCATGGCTGGCATGCAGGTGGTGGTGGTGAAGGCTGATGGTGAAGGACATGTGGATGTGGCCGACCTGAAGGCGAAAGCAGAGCAGTACAAGGACACGCTGAGCTGCTTGATGGTGACCTACCCCAGCACGCACGGCGTTTATGAGGAGAGCATCAAGGAGATCACGAGCACCATACATGCCAACGGCGGTCTGGTTTACATGGATGGCGCGAACATGAACGCGCAAGTGGGACTGACCAGTCCCGGCGAGATCGGCGCTGATGTATGCCACCTGAACCTGCACAAGACCTTTGCGATCCCGCATGGCGGAGGCGGCCCTGGCATGGGCCCCATCTGCGTGAACGACAAGCTGAAGCCCTTCCTGCCAGGCCATCCGGTGATCAAGACCGGCGGGGAGTCAGCTGTTCCGGCCGTGAGCGCCGCTCCTTGGGGCAGCTCGCTCATCCTGCTCATCAGCTACGGCTATATCAAGATGCTAGGCGGCGAGGGCCTCACCGATGCCACGCGCTACGCCATCCTGAACGCGAACTACCTCCGCGCGAAATTGGAGAAGCACTACCCCATCCTCTACGTAGGCAGCCAGGGCATGGTGGCGCATGAGATGATCCTCGATTGCCGCGACTTCAAGCGCGCGGCCGGCGTGGATGTGAGCGATGTGGCCAAGCGGCTGATGGATTACGGCTTCCATGCGCCCACGGTGAGCTTCCCGGTGGCTGAGACGCTGATGGTGGAACCCACCGAGAGCGAGAGCAAGGCCGAACTGGATCGGTTCATCGAGGCCATGATCAGCATCCGTCAGGAGGTCGCTGCCATTGAGCAAGGCAAGGCCGACAAGGCCGATAACGTGCTGAAGAACGCGCCGCACACCAGCGAAGAAGTGTGCGCCAATGAATGGAGCCACCTCTACTCGCGCGAGCAAGCCGCATTCCCGGCGCAGGTGAACCGGGAGTGGAAATACTGGCCCACCGTGAGCCGGGTTGACAATGCCTTCGGCGACCGTAACCTGATCTGCACCTGTCCGCCAGTGGAGGAATACATGACCGTGGAAGCCTGA
- the kynU gene encoding kynureninase, which produces MNDHQDTLEFARAQDAADPLRSFRDEFHFPQKDGQPVIYFTGNSLGLQPMGAAAALKQELDDWAALGVEGHLKAKHPWYSYHEELTAFTARLVGARDSEVVVMNQLTSNLHFLLVSFYQPKGKRKKILTEQRPFPSDTYAFASQIAFHGGDPGTDLVEVQPRPGEYALRTEDIIARINELGDELALVCFGGVNFYTGQAFDMAAIAKAAHAVGAFAGYDLAHAAGNLHLKLHEWNVDFAAWCTYKYLNSGPGSVGGAFVHEAHHGKSLPLFAGWWGHDKHERFRMERTFKPMSTAEAWQVSNAPVFSMAVHRVALEQFDRAGIANLRMKSERLTGYLAFIIAEVAKATGANLEVITPSDPAQRGCQLSIVAHGKGKDLFHAISAKGVVADWREPNVIRVAPVPMYNSFEDAWRFGQILKSALS; this is translated from the coding sequence ATGAACGATCACCAGGACACCCTCGAATTCGCCCGCGCGCAGGATGCCGCCGATCCGCTTCGATCCTTCCGCGATGAGTTCCATTTCCCGCAGAAGGACGGCCAGCCCGTGATCTACTTCACAGGCAATTCGCTCGGCCTTCAGCCCATGGGCGCTGCAGCCGCGTTGAAGCAGGAGCTCGATGATTGGGCTGCGCTCGGTGTTGAAGGACACCTAAAGGCCAAGCACCCGTGGTACAGCTACCACGAAGAGCTCACGGCTTTCACCGCTCGGCTCGTCGGTGCGAGGGATAGCGAAGTGGTGGTGATGAACCAGCTCACCAGCAACCTGCACTTCCTTCTGGTGAGCTTCTACCAGCCCAAGGGGAAACGGAAGAAGATCCTCACCGAGCAGCGACCCTTTCCGAGCGACACCTACGCATTCGCATCGCAGATCGCCTTCCACGGCGGTGATCCCGGGACCGATCTGGTCGAAGTGCAGCCGCGGCCAGGTGAATACGCATTGCGAACCGAGGACATCATTGCGCGCATCAACGAGTTGGGCGATGAACTCGCGCTCGTTTGCTTCGGCGGCGTCAACTTCTATACTGGCCAAGCCTTCGACATGGCGGCGATCGCCAAGGCCGCTCACGCTGTTGGTGCGTTCGCTGGATACGACCTCGCGCATGCTGCTGGCAACCTGCACCTGAAGCTGCATGAATGGAACGTGGACTTCGCTGCATGGTGCACCTACAAATACCTGAACAGCGGTCCGGGCAGCGTCGGTGGCGCGTTCGTGCATGAAGCGCATCACGGCAAGAGCCTTCCGCTCTTCGCCGGTTGGTGGGGCCACGACAAGCACGAGCGCTTCAGGATGGAGAGGACCTTCAAGCCGATGAGCACCGCTGAGGCCTGGCAGGTGAGCAACGCGCCGGTGTTCAGCATGGCGGTGCATCGCGTTGCGCTGGAGCAGTTCGATCGCGCGGGCATCGCGAACCTGCGGATGAAGAGCGAACGGCTCACCGGGTACCTGGCGTTCATCATCGCTGAAGTGGCGAAGGCGACCGGTGCGAACCTGGAAGTGATCACCCCGAGCGATCCCGCGCAGCGCGGGTGCCAATTGAGCATCGTGGCGCACGGCAAGGGCAAGGATCTGTTCCATGCGATCAGCGCGAAGGGCGTGGTAGCCGATTGGCGCGAGCCCAATGTCATCCGCGTTGCACCAGTGCCGATGTACAATTCGTTCGAGGACGCATGGCGCTTCGGACAGATCCTCAAATCGGCGCTTTCATGA
- a CDS encoding FAD-dependent monooxygenase, producing the protein MKNITIVGGGLVGSLLAVFLAKRGHKVNVFERRADPRKANVYAGRSINLVVSHRGWTALKAAGVHESVERIVVPVHARMTHDRDGKLTRLPYSIDERAIHSVSRGELNKVMLSEAEKFPNVKLHFEHRCTGVHLDTGTCMFHNEATDEASAVPADVVFGSDGAPSAVRQEFMKHRFTFSQTYIEHDYKEIAFAPKADGTPQMDPHCLHIWPRRWFMMMGLANTDAGFTGTLFMPHEGEFSFDRIKDEDDLKRFFEEHFRDAIPMLPDLAEQYFRNPQSNLAIIRCSPWTYKDKVALIGDAAHAIVPFYGEGMNAGYEDCKVLNDLLNQHGDDNWGTVLDAYHKARKPNGDAIADLSLRNFVEMRDLVADPKFILRKKIEGRLQAKHPDKWLPLYSQVKFSDIGYKTAWDEGLRHDRIMEQVLAVPGLEEKWESEEVERKALGLLNLED; encoded by the coding sequence ATGAAGAATATCACCATCGTCGGCGGCGGATTGGTCGGCAGCCTCCTGGCCGTGTTCCTGGCCAAGCGCGGGCATAAGGTCAACGTGTTCGAGCGGAGGGCCGATCCGCGCAAGGCCAACGTTTACGCGGGACGCAGCATCAACCTGGTCGTGAGCCACCGCGGATGGACCGCCTTGAAGGCCGCCGGCGTGCATGAGTCCGTGGAGCGCATCGTGGTGCCCGTGCATGCGCGCATGACGCACGACCGCGACGGCAAGCTCACGCGATTGCCTTACAGCATCGACGAGCGCGCCATCCACAGCGTGAGCCGCGGCGAGCTGAACAAGGTGATGCTCTCCGAAGCGGAGAAGTTCCCGAACGTGAAGCTGCATTTCGAGCATCGCTGCACGGGCGTTCACCTCGACACGGGCACGTGCATGTTCCACAACGAGGCGACTGATGAAGCCAGCGCCGTGCCCGCCGATGTGGTCTTCGGCAGCGATGGCGCCCCGAGCGCCGTGCGGCAGGAGTTCATGAAGCACCGCTTCACCTTCAGCCAGACCTACATCGAGCACGACTACAAGGAGATCGCCTTCGCGCCCAAGGCTGACGGCACGCCGCAGATGGATCCGCATTGCCTGCACATCTGGCCGCGCCGCTGGTTCATGATGATGGGCCTCGCCAACACCGATGCTGGCTTCACCGGCACGCTCTTCATGCCCCACGAAGGCGAGTTCAGCTTCGATCGAATCAAGGATGAGGATGACCTGAAGCGCTTCTTCGAGGAGCACTTCCGCGATGCCATCCCCATGCTGCCCGACCTCGCCGAGCAGTACTTCCGCAACCCGCAGAGCAACCTGGCGATCATCCGCTGCTCGCCGTGGACCTACAAGGACAAGGTGGCGCTGATCGGCGATGCGGCCCATGCCATCGTGCCCTTCTATGGCGAAGGCATGAACGCGGGCTATGAGGATTGCAAGGTGCTCAACGACCTTCTCAATCAGCACGGCGACGATAATTGGGGCACCGTGCTCGACGCTTACCACAAGGCCCGTAAGCCCAACGGCGACGCCATCGCCGACCTGTCCCTCCGCAACTTCGTGGAGATGCGCGACCTGGTGGCCGATCCGAAGTTCATCCTCCGCAAGAAGATCGAGGGCCGCCTGCAAGCGAAGCACCCGGACAAGTGGCTGCCGCTCTACAGCCAAGTGAAGTTCAGCGACATCGGCTACAAGACTGCTTGGGACGAGGGCTTGCGCCACGACCGCATTATGGAGCAGGTGCTGGCCGTTCCGGGCCTCGAGGAGAAGTGGGAGAGCGAGGAGGTGGAGCGGAAGGCGTTGGGGTTGCTGAACCTCGAAGACTGA
- a CDS encoding MBL fold metallo-hydrolase: MLKVESFTFNPFQENSYVIHDGERAMLIDPGCWNTAEERELDDWLSANELTPERLVLTHAHIDHVLGCAWAHDRFGLMPELHMADLELLRNAPRQGQLYGVPCQPSPDPVRFIEEGELIRLGDDELRVLFVPGHAPGHIALHAEAERFVIAGDTLFQGSIGRTDLPGGDYETLIRSIKEQLLVLDDDVVVHCGHGPDTTIGRERRMNPFLR, encoded by the coding sequence ATGCTCAAAGTCGAGTCGTTCACCTTCAATCCGTTCCAAGAGAACAGCTACGTCATCCACGATGGTGAGCGCGCCATGCTCATCGACCCCGGATGCTGGAACACGGCCGAGGAGCGGGAGCTGGATGACTGGCTCTCAGCGAACGAACTCACCCCCGAGCGCCTGGTCCTCACGCATGCCCACATCGACCACGTGCTGGGTTGCGCATGGGCGCATGACCGCTTCGGGCTGATGCCGGAACTGCACATGGCCGACCTGGAGCTGCTGCGCAATGCCCCGCGCCAAGGCCAGCTCTATGGGGTGCCCTGCCAGCCTTCGCCCGACCCGGTGCGCTTCATCGAAGAGGGCGAATTGATCCGTTTGGGCGACGATGAGCTGCGCGTGCTCTTCGTGCCGGGCCATGCACCGGGGCACATCGCTCTTCATGCCGAGGCAGAGCGCTTCGTTATCGCCGGTGACACGCTCTTCCAAGGCAGCATTGGCCGCACCGACCTGCCCGGCGGCGACTACGAAACGCTCATCCGAAGCATCAAGGAGCAATTGCTCGTCCTCGACGATGATGTCGTGGTGCATTGCGGCCACGGTCCCGATACCACGATCGGCAGGGAGCGGAGGATGAATCCGTTCTTGCGGTAA
- a CDS encoding PD40 domain-containing protein has translation MRSVIALLLLALLPTGARAQFYQGTQQEYGKNRVQYQEFFWQQYRFQGMEVYFYTEGRDLARFTAQAAKRHLSELQTAFDFAIDERLQFIVYNSLTDFRQSNIGLEGMTDQTNIGGLTRIVGTKIFVYFEGDHALLDQQIRSGIAHVIIDQMMFGGNWREILRSSTFLSLPEWYTQGIISYHGRRWDAATANRVRDAVMSGRYDRFNRLEGEDARMAGHMLWRYVAEVYGPAVIPNILYMTRVSRNAESGFLYVLGVSLKTLLAECLEHYRSRFGEEDRYRQDFSLEPLPIKTKRQRHYAQFQQSPDGRWLAWTSNELGQYKVWVREIATGKTRRIIKGEKKIDRIIDRSYPVLAWHPSSKALSYVVERKGELRFRTYTLDDRKTSERDMLMLEKVLSMDYAPDGRTMVLSGVREGRTDLYIFNVLANRSDPLTDDPWDDLEPRFVDGGRRVIFSSDRTDDTLRVMKDIVAQRGHKDIFLLDLERRGRVLTRLTDTPDLSEAQPFQLDSVGYTFLSDLDGVANRFSVRYDSTISFIDTTVHYRYFTVEDRLTDLKRGLLEHHVRSDRGRYTALQLRGGRYRFYQGRTADAGPTGALGLPPAAPSDPGAPLQDTVSEDSGNVVKVRPQHPRGAGEGGFDVRRYIFSDEKPGAPQPNQAPQPARPRPAEAQADSSRQPFVYPEQRNYNLNFTIDRVVTQVDNSYSNQFYQPFSGQAGINPGLSGLTRMAAHDLFEDHRVVGGFRLALDLNNNDYLLAYENLKHRVDKRISFQRQAFQGINSAGIVKVHSHNVRYQLSYPFSELASVRASIMYRHDRFVQQSIDPLSLATPNNVDHMAGAKLEWVYDSSMPRGLNLWTGWKLKVFGEYYQNPERKGDMQVLGTDLRHSMRLHRDLIWVSRIAGATSLGSRRILHFLGGVDNWMFAKFDPSIPIDFTQNYQYQTLSTPMRGFFYNARNGTSFAVINNEVRVPIFRYLLNRPIKSDFINHLQVAAFGDIGAAWTGSDPYADDNSFNRLVISRNPLTITLNSTREPILASYGFGLRTRLLGYFIRADWAWGIDDGVTLPQVFHFSLSLDI, from the coding sequence GTGCGAAGCGTCATTGCCCTCCTCCTTTTGGCCTTGCTGCCGACCGGCGCGCGCGCGCAGTTCTATCAGGGCACGCAGCAGGAGTACGGAAAGAACCGCGTGCAGTACCAGGAGTTCTTCTGGCAGCAGTACCGCTTCCAGGGCATGGAGGTGTATTTCTACACCGAGGGCCGTGACTTGGCGCGCTTCACGGCGCAAGCAGCGAAGCGGCACCTGAGCGAGCTTCAAACGGCCTTTGACTTCGCGATCGACGAGCGCCTGCAGTTCATCGTATACAACTCGCTCACCGATTTCCGCCAGAGCAACATCGGTCTCGAAGGCATGACCGACCAGACCAACATCGGCGGCCTCACGCGGATCGTGGGCACCAAGATCTTCGTGTACTTCGAGGGCGACCACGCCTTGCTTGACCAGCAGATCCGATCGGGCATCGCGCACGTGATCATCGATCAGATGATGTTCGGCGGCAACTGGCGGGAGATCCTGCGCAGCAGCACCTTCCTTTCCCTGCCCGAATGGTACACGCAGGGCATCATCAGCTATCATGGCCGCCGTTGGGATGCGGCCACCGCCAACCGCGTGCGCGATGCCGTGATGAGCGGGCGCTACGATCGCTTCAATCGCCTCGAGGGCGAGGATGCGCGCATGGCCGGGCACATGCTCTGGCGCTACGTGGCCGAGGTGTACGGTCCTGCCGTGATCCCCAACATCCTGTACATGACCCGCGTGAGCCGCAACGCCGAGAGCGGGTTCCTCTATGTGCTCGGCGTATCGCTCAAGACCCTTCTTGCCGAATGCCTCGAGCATTACCGCAGCCGTTTCGGCGAGGAGGACCGCTACCGCCAGGACTTCAGCCTTGAGCCGCTGCCGATCAAGACCAAGCGGCAGCGCCATTACGCGCAGTTCCAGCAGAGCCCCGATGGCCGATGGCTCGCGTGGACCAGCAATGAGCTGGGACAGTACAAGGTGTGGGTCCGTGAGATCGCCACAGGCAAGACACGCCGCATCATCAAGGGCGAGAAGAAGATAGACCGGATCATCGACCGCAGCTACCCGGTGCTGGCCTGGCATCCCAGCAGCAAGGCCCTGAGCTACGTGGTGGAGCGAAAGGGCGAATTGCGATTCCGCACCTACACCCTCGACGACCGCAAGACCAGCGAGCGCGACATGCTGATGCTGGAGAAGGTGCTGAGCATGGATTACGCGCCCGATGGCCGCACCATGGTGCTCAGCGGCGTGCGCGAGGGCCGCACGGACCTCTACATCTTCAACGTGTTGGCCAATCGCAGCGATCCGCTGACCGATGACCCGTGGGACGACCTTGAACCGCGCTTCGTGGATGGCGGTCGCCGCGTGATATTCAGCAGCGATCGCACGGACGATACCCTGCGCGTGATGAAGGACATCGTAGCGCAGCGCGGCCACAAGGACATCTTCCTGCTCGACCTCGAGCGCCGTGGAAGGGTGCTCACCCGCCTTACCGACACGCCAGACCTTAGCGAGGCGCAACCGTTCCAACTCGACAGCGTCGGCTACACCTTCCTCAGTGACCTTGATGGCGTGGCCAATCGATTCAGCGTCCGTTACGACAGCACCATCAGCTTCATCGACACCACGGTGCATTACCGCTACTTCACCGTTGAGGACCGCCTTACCGACCTTAAGCGCGGCCTGCTCGAGCATCATGTGCGCAGCGATCGTGGCCGATACACCGCGCTGCAACTCCGGGGCGGCCGCTACCGCTTCTACCAAGGCCGAACCGCCGATGCCGGTCCGACGGGCGCATTGGGCCTGCCCCCCGCTGCTCCATCCGATCCTGGCGCTCCTTTGCAGGACACCGTGAGCGAGGATTCGGGCAACGTGGTCAAGGTGCGGCCCCAGCATCCGCGCGGTGCGGGCGAAGGCGGTTTCGATGTGCGCCGCTATATTTTCAGCGACGAGAAGCCCGGGGCGCCCCAGCCCAATCAGGCACCGCAGCCAGCAAGGCCCCGTCCGGCAGAAGCCCAAGCGGATAGCTCGCGGCAGCCGTTCGTTTACCCTGAGCAGCGCAATTACAACCTCAACTTCACCATCGACCGTGTGGTGACGCAGGTGGACAACAGCTACAGCAACCAGTTCTACCAGCCCTTCTCGGGCCAGGCCGGCATCAATCCCGGCCTGAGCGGGCTTACGCGCATGGCCGCGCACGACCTCTTCGAGGACCACCGGGTGGTGGGCGGGTTCCGCCTGGCCCTCGACCTCAACAACAACGACTATCTGCTCGCCTACGAGAACCTCAAGCACCGGGTCGACAAGCGCATCTCCTTCCAGCGGCAAGCCTTCCAAGGGATCAACAGCGCAGGCATCGTGAAAGTGCATTCGCACAACGTGCGCTACCAGCTCAGTTATCCCTTCAGCGAGCTGGCCAGCGTGCGCGCCTCGATCATGTACCGCCACGACCGCTTCGTGCAGCAGAGCATCGATCCACTCAGCCTGGCCACGCCCAACAATGTGGACCACATGGCCGGGGCCAAGCTCGAATGGGTCTATGATAGCAGCATGCCGCGCGGCCTCAATCTGTGGACGGGCTGGAAGCTGAAGGTCTTCGGTGAGTACTATCAGAACCCGGAGCGCAAGGGCGACATGCAGGTGCTCGGCACTGACCTGCGGCATTCCATGCGGCTTCACCGCGACCTGATCTGGGTCTCGCGCATCGCGGGCGCGACTTCGCTGGGGAGCCGCCGGATCCTGCACTTCCTGGGCGGCGTGGACAATTGGATGTTCGCCAAGTTCGATCCGAGCATCCCCATCGACTTCACGCAGAACTACCAGTACCAGACATTGAGCACGCCCATGCGCGGCTTCTTCTACAACGCGCGCAACGGGACCAGCTTCGCCGTGATCAACAATGAGGTGCGCGTGCCCATCTTCCGTTACCTGCTCAACCGTCCCATCAAGTCCGACTTCATCAACCACTTGCAGGTGGCTGCCTTCGGGGACATCGGCGCGGCGTGGACCGGCAGCGACCCGTACGCTGACGACAACAGCTTCAATCGCCTGGTCATTAGCCGCAATCCGCTCACCATCACGCTCAACAGCACGCGTGAGCCGATCCTCGCCAGCTACGGCTTCGGCCTGCGCACGCGCCTGCTCGGCTACTTCATCCGCGCCGATTGGGCCTGGGGCATCGACGATGGCGTGACCCTCCCGCAGGTGTTCCATTTCTCGCTCAGCCTCGACATCTGA
- a CDS encoding sulfite exporter TauE/SafE family protein, with amino-acid sequence MQLDAQTIGLLIIVGLLAGILSGFVGVGGGIIMVPALIWLLHYNQHQAQGTSLAVLMLPVVFLAVRNYWKEGMIDWKVVGIIAAAFVAGGYFGSKGALALPADMVKRIFGVVMLFVAIKLILGK; translated from the coding sequence ATGCAGCTCGACGCGCAGACCATCGGCCTGCTCATCATCGTAGGCCTGCTCGCGGGCATCCTGAGCGGATTCGTGGGCGTGGGAGGCGGCATCATCATGGTGCCCGCGCTCATCTGGCTCTTGCATTACAACCAGCACCAGGCGCAGGGCACCAGCCTCGCGGTGCTCATGCTGCCCGTGGTCTTCCTCGCCGTGCGCAACTACTGGAAGGAAGGCATGATCGACTGGAAGGTGGTGGGCATCATCGCTGCGGCCTTCGTTGCGGGCGGCTATTTCGGAAGCAAGGGCGCATTGGCGCTGCCGGCTGACATGGTGAAGCGCATCTTCGGCGTGGTGATGCTGTTCGTCGCCATCAAGCTCATCCTCGGCAAGTGA
- a CDS encoding amidohydrolase gives MPYVNKAIAALHADMIAWRRHLHRHPELSFQEHGTAAFVAGVLKKEGMEVREGAARLAPDADGTGVIAVVRGEKTASDRCIALRADLDALPITELGKPDYCSLDPGVMHACGHDAHTAMVLGAGIALHRMRSEWSGTVMLVFQPGEEKEPGGASLLVKEGALADPEPQGIIGQHVTPELPVGKLGFRSGPFMAAADELYLTVKGRGGHAAQRDKLVDPILIAAALLPRLYEEARAIVPNGEPMVISFGKLIANGATNIVPDTVSIDGTLRTFNEDLRARLHQMLPRVASEVAHGMNGDCEFRLVKGSPVVKNDPELTARLRAVAVGLVGAENVVDMDIRMGAEDFAYYTHVMPGCFFRLGTGNPAKPGTQSGLHTAAFDIDEDALMVGARMMVAGALSELG, from the coding sequence ATGCCCTACGTCAATAAGGCCATTGCCGCTTTGCATGCGGACATGATCGCCTGGCGCCGGCACCTGCACCGGCATCCGGAGCTCTCTTTCCAGGAGCATGGCACGGCAGCCTTCGTGGCCGGGGTGCTGAAGAAGGAAGGCATGGAGGTGCGCGAGGGTGCTGCGAGGCTCGCGCCCGATGCGGACGGAACCGGCGTGATCGCCGTGGTGCGCGGGGAGAAGACCGCCAGCGATCGTTGCATCGCTCTGCGCGCGGACCTTGATGCCCTGCCGATCACCGAGCTGGGCAAACCTGATTACTGTTCGTTGGATCCCGGCGTGATGCACGCTTGCGGCCATGATGCGCACACCGCCATGGTGCTCGGTGCGGGCATCGCATTGCACCGGATGCGGAGCGAATGGAGCGGCACCGTGATGCTCGTGTTCCAGCCGGGCGAAGAGAAAGAGCCGGGCGGCGCATCGCTCCTGGTGAAGGAAGGCGCGCTGGCGGACCCTGAGCCGCAAGGCATCATCGGGCAGCACGTCACGCCCGAATTGCCCGTGGGCAAGCTCGGCTTCCGCAGTGGACCATTCATGGCGGCCGCCGATGAGCTCTATCTCACCGTGAAGGGTAGGGGAGGCCATGCCGCGCAGCGCGACAAGCTCGTGGATCCGATCCTCATCGCAGCTGCATTGCTGCCAAGGCTCTACGAGGAGGCTCGAGCCATCGTGCCCAACGGCGAACCCATGGTGATCAGCTTCGGCAAGCTGATCGCGAACGGCGCGACGAACATCGTCCCGGATACCGTGAGCATCGATGGCACCTTGCGCACCTTCAACGAGGACCTGCGCGCGCGCCTGCACCAGATGCTGCCGCGCGTGGCGAGCGAGGTGGCGCACGGAATGAACGGCGATTGCGAGTTCCGGCTGGTCAAGGGATCACCGGTGGTGAAGAACGACCCGGAATTGACCGCGCGCTTGCGAGCTGTTGCCGTTGGCTTGGTCGGCGCCGAGAACGTGGTGGACATGGACATCCGCATGGGCGCGGAGGACTTCGCTTATTACACCCATGTCATGCCTGGCTGCTTCTTCCGCCTGGGCACCGGCAATCCGGCGAAGCCCGGAACGCAGAGCGGCCTGCACACGGCGGCCTTCGACATTGATGAGGACGCGCTGATGGTGGGGGCAAGGATGATGGTGGCGGGAGCGTTGAGCGAGCTGGGCTAG